In the Pongo abelii isolate AG06213 chromosome 9, NHGRI_mPonAbe1-v2.0_pri, whole genome shotgun sequence genome, gaggtcaggagattgagaccatcctggctaacatggtgaaaccccgtctccattaaaaatacaaaaaattagccaggcgtggtgacgggtgcctgtagtcccagctactcgggaggggaggctgaggcaggagaatggcgtgaacccgggaggtggagcttgcagtgagccgagatcgcgccactgcactccagcctgggtgacaatctcaaaaataagttaaaaaaatgaaaataaaaataaatctcagagGACAGAAATTTGCACATTTTGTTCTTTCTGGGTAAATACGGCATAAAATTTTGATCCAAGTGTATTTACTTATAACAAGAAGTTTTAGACTTTCATTAATATAAGCaactatattaatattaatatattaatataatcagTGCTAATTTCATAAATTAAGAATGGTAAAACaatgtaaaatgtttaaagattTTAACTGAGTGatatttaacacatatttaataaatggtacatGTTACTTTTTGAAGTCCAAACATTCAGCAAAATGTAGATAATTAATAAATACGgaataaataaatttctctttgtttctcaaTTGCTTCAAACAATATTTGGATCATAGTGGATACTTAATAAATCTTTGTTaattaaaatcattaaataataaacctctaatttattttttggataagttttatggaaagaaagaaagagatgcttCTGCAATTGCTGGAGATAGCTTATACGTACTCTTTCACTTCCCAGAAACAATCTAACTATAtcggggaaaaagaaaaaaattaaacaaatagacAATTGAAAGGTGATGAGGCTGGCAGGTTGGTGAGATTTTTCCTTGTTGGCCCCCCAATACTATCTTTATCTATTTTGCAGTCTACTTAAATTATTTCAGAGAGTGAGTTTTGcaattactaaaagaaaatataggtaatatgtaaattatttaatatttcacattttttgtgatgcaaatattttcttgaagCAGAGATTAATTCAGACAATAAAAAGCCCTTGAGCTTTGGATGATGAGAAGGCAAAGCCACTCTACACTGACACTTGTCCCCTGGTAACAGAGATAGAAGGCTCTGGAAGCCTAGAGTATTACATGTTGGAGTTACCAGTGAAGGGCAGAGACAGAAAAGAGTATTGAAATAGTCCTATGCAAAATAATGTGCCAAAGAAAATCTTCACCTTTACATAAATAATTGTATTTGAGTAGATAGAAGATGTATAGATACATAAAgttttatgtaaagaaaataattataacatttcTTAGAGAGTTTCATGTAATTTCAAGTTGTTAAGAAGAGATGATGGTTCAGGCTTAGGGAGGTAACAATGCCTATTTCTAGGTAATGAAAATTAGAGGGTATATGTTGGCACTTGATATTAATACAAGAGATGTGCACATGGCAGAGCATGGTAGGTGAGAAGAAGCTTTGATAGGAAGTGCTGAGAAAAAGACCCATGAATTCAAAAATAAGGTATTAATTTTGTTAGAGAATGCACAGGACAAGGTATAAGATATGATTGGGTTTTGAGAAGACActgaaagtttgaaaaattagGTTGAAAGAATTTTGAGCCTATATGAGAAGAATCAGACTACAAAAAAActaacctggaaaaaaaaaaacagccagtgGATTTCAAAACTAAAGAACATTTCAGTCAAACTTGTCTTCTGATTATGACCAGAATGACAGCACTCACTGtggatcctttcttttttttttttttttttttttttttttgacagtctctctctgtcatccaggctggagtgcagtggtgtgaccttggctcactgcaagctctgcctcccgggttcatgccattctcctgcctcagcctcctgggtagctgggactacaggcgcctgccaccacgctggctaattttttgtatttttagtacagatggggtttcaccgtgttagccaggatggtctcgatctcctgacctcgtgatccacccgccttggcctcccaaagtgctgggattacaggtgtgagtcactgtgcccggcctgtggATCCTTTCTTTATGGCTAATGTAGATGAAGtctagttttaaaattctttgctctgcattaaataattttttttttacaatttcaatTGGTAAGTCACAGAAAAAGCACATAATGCTGAGTAACAAACATAAAATATTGTTGATCCAATAGTCATGAACCAGAAAAAAGCCATCTAATCCATTTAATTTTGCCCATTGAAAATGATTAAGACATGGAGAAACAGAACCTGATGTTTGTCTTTCAGTGACTTTGgtaaaggagacagaaaattagaGAAGATTAGTTAGAATAGAAAACACAACATGATACACTCCTAAAATAACTAAAGtatattttcctaaaattaattaacatatttttaatttttaattcatcaAGGCTCAACAGAGAATAGAAGATGAAACAGCAAATCTACCACTTGATTCTGCTGAACGAATCATGCTGACATTCAATGGCTCAGTCTTCATGCCCTCTGCGTTTATACTAATTGGGATTCCTGGTCTGGAGTCAGTGCAGTGTTGGATTGGGATTCCTTTCTCTGCCATGTATCTTATTGGTGTGATTGGAAATTCCCTAATTTTAGTTATAATCAAATATGAAAACAGCCTCCATATACCCATGTACATTTTTTTGGCCATGTTGGCAGCCACAGACATTGCACTTAACACCTGCATTCTTCCCAAAATGTTAGGCATCTTCTGGTTTCATTTGTCAGAGATTTCTTTTGGTGCCTGTCTTTTTCAAATGTGGCTTATTCACTCATTCCAGGCAATTGAATCAGGTATCCTTCTGGCAATGGCCCTGGATCGCTATGTGGCCATCTGTATCCCCTTGAGACATGCCACCATCTTTTCCCAGCAGTTCTTAACTCATATTGGACTTGGGGTGACACTCAGGGCTGCCATTCTTATAATACCTTCCTTAGGGCTCATCAAATGCTGTCTTAAACACTATCGAACTACAGTCGTCTCTCACTCTTACTGTGAGCACATGGCCATTGTGAAGCTGGCTACTGAAGATATCCGAGTCAACAAGATATATGGCCTATTTGTTGCCTTCGCAATCCTGGGGTTTGACATAATATTTATCACCTTGTCCTATGTCCAAATTTTTATCACTGTCTTTCAACTGCCCCAGAAGGAGGCACGATTCAAGGCCTTTAATACATGCATTGCCCACATTTGTGTCTTCCTACAGTTCTACCTTCttgccttcttctctttcttcacacACAGGTTTGGTTCACACATACCACCATATGTTCATATCCTCTTGTCAAATCTTTACCTGTTAGTCCCACCTTTTCTCAACCCTATTGTCTATGGAGTGAAGACCAAGCAAATTCGTGACCATGTTCTGAAAGTGTTTTTCTTCAAAAAAGTAACTTGATCATTAGTGACTCCTATAGAGATTTAGGGTTTGTTCTAAGTAAAAACCTAAATGTAATGAAAGTCACAGATCAATATTCTCAAACTACTAGCTCAAcacatacctgtaattctagctatgCCTCACTTTTTAGTATTTGCTTTGAATctatattttgataaatttggAATCATTTATCAGTGTCTTATCTACTTTATCTGAAATActtatcaatataaaaataatatgaaatcagTAATACCAATATCTACAACATAAAACTTATGTAATGCAACCAATGACTATAAACACCAAGGAATTTACACAGGagagaatgcaaaaaaaattgaaaagtattaaacatattcacaaatatcatttttaggaaaataaaatcagtgatCTGGGCTTACATATCAAATATCCTTCTAGAACCACACAATTCTATTGATTTTTACCTAACTTGAGTTTTACTCAAATTTGGAAGTTTAAGTTCTAAAATTGAACATACAAATTCTATTACCCACTGAAAGCATCTCGAGTACAGAAACTATATCTTATTTACACTTTATCAGCAATACAGAGGACAATGCCTGAGAATTCTTAGAATCTAAGTAAAAATGACATTGAATAATGAACAGAGTGAACATTTTCTTTGTGTCAATTAATGGTATTCAAAAGCCACAAATTTGGAGGCTCTAAGTAATATGCAATCTTACCATACAGAAAACCTGCATGCTAGagattttattctaatattaTCAGGGTAAAAGAAAGGTGAAGACTTGAAATAATCATTATGCAAACCTGAAATAATATATTAGCTAAACACAGAACTGGCATATAAGAAACCACCTCCTGAATAAGGACTTTAGTCAAGACTTAGAaccaaacaaatttttttttttccttaagaatcaAGTTGACAGAGAGAGTCATCTGAGTCACTAATTTTGAAAAGATGCATggtcaaagaaagaaataatacagtaAAATGTTCTGATGTAAAAAATCATATCATTCAAGAGGCAGACATAGATACATATAATTTTGGGGAAAAATCTTCTCAATAATGTAGAAATAACTTtgagtcataatttttttttagtaaagtttATGTAAACATTAACTATATTTAGAAAGAATCAAAAATACATGACAAAAGATAAAACAACATGTTAGTTGATAGGCAGACATATTAAACATTGTTGAATTAGATAAGCAAAACTTAATAACGAAATAACCATTTTAATTCTGGATTAGAGCATTAAATATTTCAGTAGTTGTGCCATTAATAACGCAGAATGAATAATTAATGAGGAATCAttctcccaaaagaaaaaaaaatcataaattcataaaatcaaaaatcataaatatatgaATTCTTTCAGAAAAGTTAGTATACATGAAGGATAAAGAATGAAGATAATAAGTAAGTGATACTCCTAaataagaaaccaaaacaaacaatatGATGATAACTACAGATTAATCGatcattaattaattattaataaaacaaacaatatgATGATAACTACAGATAACTACAGAATGAAAAAACTGTATTTCAAAGTATCTGGTATAAAAATGCAccaaattatataaatgaaaatggacAAAACACCCATATTggaaaaaatcaacagaaaataaaaatttcaacataGGTCtatcagaaaaaaacacattatatatcctaaaagacacatttttttttcattctctggaGTATGAGGgaagacaaacaacaacaacaaagatcttaaaaatgcacattatctaatggaaaaaaattaaatgaaaaatttgtgTCATAATTAGACTGTGGGTTGGCATTTCAAGCCATTTAAACCTGTaattaataaaaagaacaatTACAGTGCATAATAATATTACTAGTTTCTGAAACAATGTTGTCCCTGTCCAGTGTTCTCTGCTAAAGAAACCCCAGCTGAAGCAATTTCCACATGGAGTACAGCACCTGGTCCAGCTGATTTCAGCTAGGTACCAGTCAGCACACAGATCTGTTTGACTTCTTGGTTGCTTTTTGGTCTTCTTTACAGGTCAAATTTGTTCCATGCTGAAGATCTGGGTTCATATTACCTTTTTTAAGGTATAAAAAAAGACCTGGCCTCAAAATGAGGTTGTACACATAGTTTCTGAGAGTCTGCTCCATTGCTCTTCAATTGAGGACTCTGGCTAATTGGATGCAGAATCCGAGGTAAAGGACAGCCACCTACAGCAGCTAGAGGGCTGAGATATGAGTCAGACTGATATGCCCTGACTATGAtgcaatgaacatttttaaaagagaaatttattccAAGAATAAATTGTTTGAGGGCTCGAAGGGATTGCCTTAAGTTACAGATGGCTAAATAGGTATCCTAGCTAGGAATCAAAAAGGTCTGAGTTTCTCCATTACCCTTCCTTTAACATTCTACATACCCCTAGGCATGTTATTTCCTCTTCTCTGCAATGGGGCTAACCATACAAGCCTCAGAGACTTGTGAGGAATATGTGAGAAAAGGCTCACCAAGCATGTAGCACAGATCCAGGCTAAAACACACCTTAAACATGTAGGCCCAGGTGTACATACTCTGAGAATTAAGATGCAGAGAAAAATGATTTCAGGATTAAGTGCAAAGAGACGGAAATGAATGGAGCAGAGTGCCGGGATAGCTGTGTGGCTGATGATCCTCTAGCTAGAGCTAGGTCAATGTCTTTGGGCAGAGCTGTGTGTAACATTCTCAGAAGCATGCTGAGACAACAGAATACCTTGGTGATCTttattcaattgtttatttttactgaGATGGAATTCACATGCCATAATATTTGCAATTTTAAAGTATGCAATTTGATGATTTTTAGTGTATTATAAAggctgtgcaaccatcatcactacctaattgaaaatacttttgtcatcctaaaaaaaaatctatacacaTTAGTAGTCACATCCTATTACTTCTGCTCCTCCCATCTCCAGTCTTCGCAACTGCTAATCTCTTTTCTGTTTCAATGGATTTGTCTGTCTGGACGCTTTATATAAATAAAGCATTACATATGTGAACTCTTGTATTgactttttttccaattcttttcaATTAATTCTtatattaatgtaatattttaaatgttcatccATGTACCATATATCAgtaatgcatttctttttaaggctgagtaatattccattatatgggtatgccacattttattcatttattcatcagttgAAAGACATTTAcaatgcttccactttttggctattgttagCTTTCATTAAAAAACATCACTAAAAGACCCATTTGATGTTATTTGTCATACATTTAAAACCAGTCTTATcaacatttttgtgtatttttcttcagTAAAATTCATTTGCAGGGAAGAAGGAATAGACAAGTGTACATTTAAATTCAAAGATGAGATGAGATATGATGAGACCAGATGAGATAAAATAGTTGAATAGCTAGCAAAGAATGAAAGCAAGATCATAGATGAACTGTGAAAGAAATGGAGCACAGCAGAAATAAGATGAGATCAACAgatttaatgtatacatttaatgTATCTGTCAAATTGTTGTTGTCAGAATGAGGAAAGTGAActggtaaaaatacaaagaaaaacattagaaataatACTCTCCAGGTATAGGATATTGATTATCTCTGGAAGGAGGGTGGGAAATATTGTGAAAGTGCAGAAGAAGTGTGATTCAATTGTATTGAACCTTCCCTCAAGAAACAGTGTGATGGATTACATGGATTTTTTAgttatgctttatttattttttatatttttttattgtataatatatttgGCAAAAAAAGATAAGTGAATATATTCCTGATGTAGTACTTGGCAAACAACTTAGTTTAACAGAAGTTAAAcagtatttttatattcatagtAAAAATATCTCCTAATGTGTTTTAGTttctttagcaaatatttattaagattaTTCCATGCTTTAAGAACTATGATTAGAATTTAGGATAAAGGAATGTTCATGAAGGCAATGACCATAAAGGTGCAGCCCTGTTTCTTACATTCATTCTATGTGTAAATATGATgtttgtagaatttttaaaacttaattattGCCTTGTTTTTTCAGTTTCAAAGAGATCTATGTTAGATTTTCCTACactgtagatttttcttttttccttggggATTGATcaatatactctttttttttttttcttttttaaactttatttttggttCAGGTGGAACATGTGTAGGTTTTTTACCTGGGAAATTGCATATCACTGGGATTTGATGTACAAATGATTTCATC is a window encoding:
- the LOC100443308 gene encoding olfactory receptor 52A5; this translates as MLTFNGSVFMPSAFILIGIPGLESVQCWIGIPFSAMYLIGVIGNSLILVIIKYENSLHIPMYIFLAMLAATDIALNTCILPKMLGIFWFHLSEISFGACLFQMWLIHSFQAIESGILLAMALDRYVAICIPLRHATIFSQQFLTHIGLGVTLRAAILIIPSLGLIKCCLKHYRTTVVSHSYCEHMAIVKLATEDIRVNKIYGLFVAFAILGFDIIFITLSYVQIFITVFQLPQKEARFKAFNTCIAHICVFLQFYLLAFFSFFTHRFGSHIPPYVHILLSNLYLLVPPFLNPIVYGVKTKQIRDHVLKVFFFKKVT